In the genome of Holosporales bacterium, the window AAAATCTGTCAAGATTTTCTTTGATCAATACACAATGAATCAGATGAAGGACTTTGCCATGACCTTAAAGCCGATTCACTTTGTCGGAATCGGCGGCATTGGGATGAGCGGCATAGCAGAAGCCCTGCATAACCTTGGATATAAGGTCAAGGGCAGCGATATAGCCAAAAATAATAACACAGAGCGGCTGTCTAAGCTGGGGGTGTCTATTGAATATGCGCATTGCGCCAGCAACGTGCATCAATGCGGGGTTATTGTAGTATCTTCGGCGGTACAATCAGAAAACGTTGAAATAAAAGAGGCTCGACGCTTGAAAATACCAATTATCAAGCGAGCCGAAATGCTGGCTGAGCTTATGAAATTCAAACATTCGATCGCCATAGCCGGGGCCCACGGCAAAACAACCACTACGTCAATGGTTGGCGCAGTGCTTGAGAAAGCTATGTTTGATCCAACCATAATTAATGGCGGGATAATTAATTCCTATGGGACAAATGCAAAGATTGGTCAGGGGCGCTGGGTTGTGGCCGAGGCGGATGAATCGGACGGTACATTCTCAAAATTACCTGTCACGATTGTGGCCATTACTAACTTAGACAAAGAGCATATCGATCACTTTTGCTGTATGGAAAATATTCGTCAAGCGTTTATTAACTTTGCATCCAATGTTCCTTTTTATGGCATAGCGATAATATGCGCAGATGACCCGGAAGCTTCAGAAATCGCCAAAAGCATACATGACAAAAGAGTGATAACTTATGGCCTGTCGCCTCAGGCCGACATCCGCGCAGTTAATGTATCAATCTCGGAAGAAGGATCTGATTTTGAGGTCACTTTATCCGATTTCGCCCGAAAAACCTTTCCCGAAGCGCAGACTTTTGAAGGGCAAAAGGTACATATACCATTGGTTGGGCGACATAATGTTCAA includes:
- the murC gene encoding UDP-N-acetylmuramate--L-alanine ligase; translation: MNQMKDFAMTLKPIHFVGIGGIGMSGIAEALHNLGYKVKGSDIAKNNNTERLSKLGVSIEYAHCASNVHQCGVIVVSSAVQSENVEIKEARRLKIPIIKRAEMLAELMKFKHSIAIAGAHGKTTTTSMVGAVLEKAMFDPTIINGGIINSYGTNAKIGQGRWVVAEADESDGTFSKLPVTIVAITNLDKEHIDHFCCMENIRQAFINFASNVPFYGIAIICADDPEASEIAKSIHDKRVITYGLSPQADIRAVNVSISEEGSDFEVTLSDFARKTFPEAQTFEGQKVHIPLVGRHNVQNSLVALAVALELGIPIATAVEALSTFSGVKRRFTLAGTFNGAKIIDDYGHHPNEIKAVLTAAKEICRGSVYAVIQPHRYTRLSSLWDGFKQVLLLADKTFVAPVYSAGEAEISGIDSGNLIKSAGTGELVADIDDLAGKIARKLKNNDILIFLGAGSITRWASCACEAFAKHIR